The Sulfitobacter sp. S223 genome has a window encoding:
- the rarD gene encoding EamA family transporter RarD: MRNADTAPKSQNQDTPQGLLFAGGAYVLWGFLPLYMKLLSHVPVAEVIAHRIIWSVPIASLVLIVLGRTATLREAFRNPRMLAMGCVTAALITLNWGFYVYAVVTDRALDAAIGYYINPLFSVFLAAVLLGEKLDRAQLVAVAIAGVAVLVLVFDAERMPWLAFGMMLTWGFYALAKKSLPIGPNQGFLMEVLILSPPALGYVIYAQATGSTHFLNGNSNDTWLLLGCGVATAVPLLFYANGAKLLRLSTIGVLQYIAPTMILLNAVFIFGEPFGRARAIALPLIWLALIIYTISMVRQMRAKRV; this comes from the coding sequence ATGCGCAATGCTGACACCGCCCCAAAATCCCAGAACCAGGACACGCCGCAGGGGCTTTTGTTTGCTGGCGGCGCATATGTCCTTTGGGGGTTCTTGCCGCTTTATATGAAGCTGCTGAGCCATGTGCCGGTCGCCGAAGTTATCGCACACCGGATCATCTGGTCCGTACCGATTGCCTCACTTGTGCTGATTGTGCTGGGCCGTACAGCCACATTGCGCGAAGCGTTCCGCAATCCGCGCATGTTGGCGATGGGCTGTGTAACAGCTGCATTGATCACACTTAATTGGGGGTTCTACGTCTATGCGGTGGTTACAGACCGCGCGCTGGATGCCGCTATTGGTTATTATATTAATCCGTTATTCAGCGTATTTCTGGCCGCTGTGCTGCTTGGTGAAAAGCTGGACCGCGCGCAATTGGTTGCTGTGGCGATTGCCGGTGTGGCAGTGCTGGTGCTGGTGTTCGATGCAGAGCGTATGCCGTGGCTGGCATTTGGCATGATGCTGACGTGGGGGTTCTATGCGCTGGCCAAAAAGAGTCTGCCGATAGGTCCTAATCAGGGCTTTCTGATGGAGGTTCTGATCCTTTCACCGCCGGCATTGGGGTATGTAATTTATGCACAGGCAACAGGCAGCACACATTTCCTGAACGGTAACAGCAATGACACTTGGTTGCTTTTGGGATGCGGTGTTGCCACTGCTGTGCCGCTGCTTTTTTACGCCAATGGGGCTAAGCTGTTGCGGCTTTCGACCATCGGTGTCCTGCAATACATAGCCCCTACGATGATACTTCTGAATGCGGTGTTCATCTTTGGAGAACCGTTCGGTCGCGCGCGGGCAATTGCGCTGCCTCTGATCTGGCTTGCGCTTATTATCTACACGATTTCTATGGTGCGTCAGATGCGGGCCAAGCGCGTTTGA
- a CDS encoding FAD-dependent oxidoreductase, which yields MAAVPSHARVVIIGGGVIGCSVAYHLTKLGWKDVVLLERKQLTSGTTWHAAGLIAQLRATANMTKLAKYSQELYGNLEEETGVATGFKRCGSITVALTDERREEIFRQAAMARAFGVDVEEISSAEVKERYAHLNIEGVTGGVYLDKDGQGDPANIALALAKGARQRGGLVLERTAVTGIKREGRRVTGVDWQQGDETGHITADMVVNCAGMWGHAVGKMAGVNVPLHACEHFYIVSEPIEGLSQMPVLRVPDECAYYKEDAGKILLGAFEPNAKPWAMKGIPEDFEFDQLPEDFDHFEPILEAAVNRMPMLAEAGIHTFFNGPESFTPDDAYHLGLAPEMDNVWVAAGFNSIGIQSAGGAGMALSQWMDSGDKPFDLGDVDISRMQPFQGNKTYLFERSKETLGLLYADHFPYRQKATARGVRRTPFHAHLLERGAVMGELAGWERANWYAREGQEREYRYSWQRQNFFENVAEEHRAVRENVGMYDMSSFGKIRVEGRDATAFLNYIGGGDYAVPVGKIVYTQFLNRYGGIEADVTVTRLSETAYLVVTPAATRLADETWMRRHVGDFNVVITDVTAGEGVLAVMGPRARDLLQAVSPNDFSNATNPFGTAQEIEIGMGLARVHRVTYVGELGWEIYVSADQSAHVFETLAQAGEDFDLKMCGMHMMDTCRIEKGFRHFGHDITSEDHVLEAGLGFAVKTAKPDFVGRDAVLKKKESGLSKRLLQFKLTDPEPLLYHNEPVLRDGEIVGYLSSGAYGHSLGGAIGMGYVPCKGETATDVLASSYEIDVMGTKVRAQASLKPMYDPASERVKV from the coding sequence ATGGCCGCTGTTCCCTCTCACGCGCGTGTCGTTATCATCGGGGGTGGCGTCATTGGCTGCTCTGTCGCCTACCACCTGACCAAATTGGGTTGGAAAGACGTGGTGTTGCTGGAACGCAAGCAGCTTACCTCTGGTACCACGTGGCATGCAGCAGGGCTGATTGCTCAATTGCGGGCAACAGCAAACATGACCAAGCTCGCGAAATACAGCCAAGAGCTTTATGGCAATCTGGAAGAAGAGACGGGCGTTGCAACCGGCTTTAAGCGCTGCGGATCGATCACGGTGGCCCTGACAGACGAGCGGCGCGAAGAAATATTCCGACAGGCCGCAATGGCCCGTGCATTTGGCGTTGATGTTGAAGAGATATCGTCGGCAGAGGTAAAGGAACGCTATGCGCATCTGAATATCGAGGGCGTTACAGGCGGTGTCTATCTGGACAAGGACGGCCAGGGCGATCCAGCCAATATCGCACTAGCGCTGGCAAAAGGCGCACGCCAACGCGGCGGTTTGGTTCTGGAACGCACGGCTGTTACAGGGATCAAACGGGAAGGCCGCCGCGTTACTGGTGTGGATTGGCAGCAAGGAGATGAGACAGGCCATATCACGGCCGATATGGTCGTCAACTGCGCTGGTATGTGGGGCCACGCCGTTGGCAAAATGGCCGGTGTGAACGTGCCGCTGCATGCGTGCGAGCATTTCTACATCGTGTCTGAGCCGATTGAGGGGCTTTCTCAGATGCCGGTCCTGCGGGTGCCGGATGAATGTGCCTACTATAAGGAAGATGCAGGTAAGATTCTTCTCGGCGCCTTTGAACCGAACGCAAAGCCGTGGGCGATGAAAGGCATTCCCGAAGACTTTGAATTTGATCAGCTGCCAGAAGATTTCGACCACTTTGAGCCAATCCTTGAAGCTGCAGTCAACAGGATGCCCATGCTGGCTGAAGCCGGTATTCACACGTTCTTTAACGGTCCCGAAAGCTTCACCCCCGACGACGCCTACCACCTTGGTCTTGCGCCCGAGATGGATAATGTCTGGGTGGCTGCGGGCTTTAACTCGATCGGGATTCAATCTGCCGGTGGTGCAGGCATGGCGTTGAGCCAATGGATGGATTCAGGTGATAAGCCATTTGATTTGGGCGATGTCGACATTTCCCGGATGCAGCCGTTTCAAGGCAACAAGACCTACCTGTTCGAGCGTTCCAAAGAAACGCTTGGCCTGCTTTATGCGGACCACTTCCCTTACCGTCAGAAAGCAACCGCGCGGGGCGTGCGCCGTACGCCGTTCCATGCGCATCTGCTGGAACGCGGCGCGGTAATGGGAGAGCTTGCTGGATGGGAGCGGGCCAATTGGTACGCGCGCGAAGGTCAGGAACGCGAGTATCGTTACAGCTGGCAGCGCCAGAACTTCTTTGAAAATGTGGCAGAGGAACATCGGGCCGTGCGCGAGAATGTCGGCATGTATGACATGTCGTCTTTTGGTAAAATCCGGGTCGAGGGGCGCGATGCGACCGCTTTCCTGAATTACATTGGTGGCGGTGACTACGCCGTGCCTGTGGGTAAAATCGTCTATACGCAGTTTCTTAATCGTTATGGGGGAATCGAAGCCGATGTAACTGTCACCCGCCTGTCAGAGACGGCTTATCTGGTTGTCACCCCTGCTGCGACAAGGTTGGCGGACGAGACATGGATGCGCCGCCATGTGGGGGACTTCAACGTGGTGATCACCGATGTCACCGCCGGCGAAGGCGTTCTGGCCGTGATGGGCCCCCGCGCGCGTGATCTGCTGCAAGCAGTCTCTCCGAATGATTTCAGCAATGCGACGAACCCTTTCGGCACCGCGCAAGAGATCGAAATAGGTATGGGGCTCGCCCGTGTGCACCGCGTGACCTATGTGGGCGAACTTGGTTGGGAAATTTACGTCAGTGCCGATCAGTCCGCTCATGTATTCGAGACGCTCGCGCAGGCGGGGGAGGATTTTGACCTCAAGATGTGTGGTATGCATATGATGGACACCTGCCGGATCGAAAAGGGCTTCCGCCATTTCGGACATGACATCACATCTGAAGATCACGTGCTGGAAGCTGGCCTTGGCTTTGCTGTCAAAACTGCCAAACCTGACTTTGTCGGGCGCGATGCTGTGCTGAAGAAAAAAGAGAGCGGTCTAAGCAAACGGCTTTTGCAGTTCAAACTGACCGACCCAGAACCGCTGCTGTACCACAATGAACCTGTCTTGCGGGATGGTGAAATCGTGGGCTACCTCAGCTCTGGTGCATATGGGCATAGTTTGGGTGGTGCGATCGGTATGGGGTATGTCCCCTGCAAGGGCGAAACCGCAACGGATGTACTGGCATCTTCTTACGAGATCGATGTGATGGGAACGAAGGTGCGGGCGCAGGCCTCGCTTAAGCCGATGTACGATCCCGCGTCCGAACGCGTTAAGGTGTAA
- a CDS encoding homocysteine S-methyltransferase family protein yields MTNITLLDGSIGQELVKRGSGPATPLWSTSVMIEQPELVEQVHNDYFAAGASVATTNTYPVHRNRLERVGLAAQQAALIRTAVDQAVAARDAHGSGRVAGALGPMLASFRPDLMPDVGIAKERFAEKIKMMGDGVDIILAETVSSLQESEGIFQGYEASGSNKPLWISFSVDDEDGTKLRSGEPLMIVSQMMAHYKPEAVLLNCSMPEAITQGLPILTDCGVPFGAYANGFTMITDDFKKDAATVDALSARSDLTPQRYADQVMEWVGAGATIVGGCCEVGPEHIAEIAHRLRDAGHTIV; encoded by the coding sequence ATGACAAACATCACCCTTCTGGATGGCTCTATCGGTCAGGAATTGGTTAAGCGTGGCAGTGGCCCTGCGACACCGCTTTGGTCAACCAGTGTAATGATAGAGCAGCCCGAGCTGGTGGAGCAAGTGCACAATGACTACTTCGCAGCCGGTGCAAGCGTTGCCACGACCAATACCTATCCCGTTCACCGCAACCGGCTAGAGCGGGTCGGTCTTGCCGCACAACAGGCAGCATTGATCAGGACCGCCGTGGATCAGGCGGTTGCTGCCCGCGATGCGCATGGTAGCGGCCGCGTTGCAGGTGCGTTGGGACCCATGCTGGCCAGCTTTCGCCCCGATTTGATGCCTGATGTCGGAATAGCCAAGGAACGTTTTGCCGAAAAGATTAAGATGATGGGTGACGGGGTGGACATCATTCTGGCGGAAACAGTCAGCTCCCTTCAAGAGTCTGAGGGTATTTTCCAAGGTTATGAGGCCTCTGGGAGCAATAAGCCGCTATGGATTTCGTTTTCCGTCGATGACGAAGACGGGACCAAGCTTCGTTCAGGTGAGCCGCTGATGATCGTGAGCCAGATGATGGCCCACTACAAGCCCGAAGCTGTGCTGCTTAATTGTTCAATGCCCGAAGCGATCACACAGGGTTTGCCGATCCTCACGGATTGCGGCGTCCCTTTCGGAGCCTATGCGAATGGCTTCACCATGATCACGGATGACTTCAAAAAGGACGCTGCTACGGTTGATGCGCTAAGCGCGCGTTCGGATCTGACACCCCAGAGGTATGCCGATCAGGTAATGGAATGGGTTGGTGCAGGGGCCACTATCGTCGGTGGCTGTTGTGAAGTCGGTCCCGAACATATCGCCGAAATCGCCCACCGCCTGCGCGATGCAGGCCATACAATCGTCTAG
- a CDS encoding FAD-dependent oxidoreductase: protein MSDFPNTARVVIIGGGVVGTSTLYHLAKAGWKDCLLLEKNELTAGSTWHAAGNCPNFSSSWAVMNMQRYGLEMYRTLGQDVDYPMNYHVTGSLRLAHSKERMMEFERVASMGAYQGLDMGMLTPAELKEYNPFMEVHDLQGGMWDPLDGDIDPAQLTQAMAKGARDAGGRIERFCPVTGIDRDGDEWIIKTDKGEIRAQYVVNCAGYYAQRVGEMFKPFGGRTVPMVVMSHQYFLTEPIAELEAWTKEVGHKMPLVRDVDISYYLRQDKNGLNLGPYERNCKAHWVTPEDPMPEDFSFQLYPDDLERLEFYIEDAMARVPILGTAGVGRNINGPIPYAPDGLPMVGPMPGVKNAFEGHSFTFGIAQGGGAGKVLSEWIMHGQTELDMWAVDPRRYTGFADHDYCLSKALETYGHEYAMHFPHHAWPAGRNKKLSPVHTKVQELGGQMGAYNGWERANWFAKPGDDTSEESTQTWDREGPWSLRVREEVEAVRDGVGVLDLPGFSRFNLAGEGAAEYLRGMIAGGLPKIGRMNLAYFPDNRGRILTEMSIMRHGEDSFTLITAATAQWHDFDVLNTGLPEGLNLTDHTDAYSTLIVSGPKSRLLFEQIETEADLSASWLSIQPAKIGNISCALARVSFAGELGWEIHAANADIPNLYAAVLSAGAKPFGMYALNSMRIEKGYRAWKGDLSTDYTLLEAGLERWLKLDKPQDFPGKAALAAQKQQGMKKRFVTMLVEAGDQDAPYMSTVYHGEDVVGETTSGDWGYRIGKSVALGTIRADLAVAGTELEINIFGRMCRATVQPDQPLWDPENERLKA from the coding sequence ATGAGCGATTTCCCAAATACTGCGCGCGTGGTCATTATTGGTGGCGGCGTCGTTGGCACGTCCACGCTTTACCATCTGGCCAAAGCAGGCTGGAAAGACTGTTTGTTGCTGGAAAAGAACGAGCTGACTGCCGGCTCCACTTGGCACGCGGCGGGAAACTGCCCCAACTTTTCATCCAGCTGGGCAGTGATGAACATGCAGCGCTACGGCCTTGAGATGTACCGCACGCTGGGTCAGGACGTCGACTATCCTATGAACTACCATGTCACCGGATCATTGCGGCTCGCGCATAGTAAAGAGCGGATGATGGAATTCGAACGCGTCGCATCCATGGGGGCCTATCAGGGCTTGGATATGGGGATGCTTACCCCCGCCGAACTGAAAGAATACAACCCGTTTATGGAGGTTCACGACCTTCAGGGCGGCATGTGGGATCCACTGGACGGCGATATTGATCCCGCACAGCTGACTCAGGCGATGGCGAAAGGCGCCCGCGATGCGGGCGGGCGGATTGAGCGGTTCTGCCCAGTTACAGGCATCGACCGTGATGGTGACGAATGGATCATCAAGACTGATAAGGGTGAGATACGCGCGCAATACGTTGTCAACTGCGCGGGCTATTACGCCCAACGTGTGGGGGAGATGTTCAAGCCCTTTGGCGGACGCACAGTTCCAATGGTCGTCATGTCCCACCAATACTTTTTGACTGAACCGATAGCAGAGCTGGAGGCATGGACCAAAGAAGTCGGCCACAAGATGCCGTTGGTGCGCGACGTGGATATCTCTTACTATCTGCGGCAGGATAAGAACGGTCTGAACCTTGGCCCGTACGAGCGGAACTGCAAGGCGCATTGGGTCACGCCGGAAGACCCGATGCCCGAGGATTTCTCTTTCCAACTATATCCCGATGATCTGGAACGGCTGGAGTTCTATATCGAAGATGCCATGGCGCGTGTGCCGATCCTTGGCACCGCAGGTGTGGGTCGCAATATCAACGGCCCAATTCCATACGCCCCCGACGGGTTGCCCATGGTTGGTCCTATGCCGGGCGTTAAAAACGCGTTTGAAGGCCATAGCTTTACCTTCGGGATCGCGCAGGGCGGCGGTGCGGGTAAGGTGCTGAGCGAATGGATCATGCACGGTCAGACGGAGCTGGACATGTGGGCCGTCGATCCGCGCCGCTATACAGGTTTTGCCGATCATGATTATTGCCTGTCCAAAGCGCTGGAGACCTATGGCCACGAATACGCCATGCACTTTCCGCATCATGCGTGGCCCGCAGGACGCAACAAGAAACTGTCGCCGGTCCACACAAAGGTGCAGGAGCTTGGCGGTCAGATGGGCGCCTACAACGGATGGGAGCGAGCCAACTGGTTTGCCAAGCCGGGCGACGATACCTCGGAAGAATCGACGCAAACGTGGGACCGTGAAGGCCCATGGTCGCTACGTGTCCGCGAAGAGGTCGAAGCCGTCCGCGACGGGGTTGGGGTGCTGGACCTGCCGGGGTTCTCGCGGTTCAACTTGGCTGGCGAAGGTGCCGCAGAGTATTTGCGCGGCATGATCGCCGGTGGTCTGCCGAAAATCGGGCGCATGAACCTTGCCTACTTTCCCGACAATCGCGGCCGCATCCTGACTGAGATGTCAATCATGCGCCATGGTGAGGACAGCTTTACCCTGATTACTGCCGCCACGGCCCAGTGGCATGATTTTGACGTGTTAAACACGGGGTTGCCCGAAGGCCTGAACCTGACCGATCATACAGACGCATATTCCACCTTAATTGTTAGCGGACCTAAATCACGGTTGCTGTTTGAACAGATTGAAACCGAAGCTGATCTAAGCGCCTCATGGCTTTCTATCCAACCGGCAAAGATTGGTAATATAAGCTGCGCCCTTGCACGGGTGTCATTTGCGGGTGAGTTGGGGTGGGAAATTCACGCGGCAAACGCCGATATCCCAAATCTATACGCTGCCGTATTGTCCGCGGGTGCCAAGCCCTTCGGGATGTACGCCCTGAATTCGATGCGGATCGAGAAGGGCTATCGAGCTTGGAAAGGTGATCTCTCTACCGATTACACCTTGCTGGAAGCCGGGCTAGAGCGTTGGCTCAAGCTCGACAAGCCGCAAGACTTCCCCGGTAAAGCCGCTCTTGCTGCGCAGAAACAGCAGGGTATGAAAAAGCGCTTTGTGACGATGCTTGTTGAAGCAGGCGATCAGGACGCACCCTATATGTCCACGGTTTATCATGGTGAGGACGTCGTCGGTGAAACCACATCTGGCGACTGGGGGTACCGGATTGGCAAATCGGTCGCGCTGGGCACAATTCGCGCTGACCTAGCGGTGGCAGGAACAGAGTTGGAGATCAACATTTTCGGGCGTATGTGCAGGGCAACTGTACAACCGGATCAACCCCTGTGGGATCCTGAGAATGAAAGACTCAAAGCATGA
- a CDS encoding GFA family protein: MLKGSCQCGAIKFTAERPARDPAACHCTQCRKQSGHHWASVQVMDDALDITGAPTWYASSAKAKRGFCPTCGCFLFWKGAEDPDTGIALGALDGPTGLRLNRHIFTEDKGDYYEILDDVRQEEQET, translated from the coding sequence ATGCTCAAAGGATCCTGCCAGTGTGGTGCTATCAAATTCACAGCCGAACGCCCCGCGCGCGATCCCGCAGCCTGCCACTGCACACAGTGTCGCAAACAATCGGGTCACCACTGGGCATCAGTGCAAGTCATGGATGACGCATTGGACATTACGGGCGCACCCACATGGTATGCCTCTAGCGCCAAAGCGAAGCGCGGATTTTGTCCCACATGCGGGTGTTTCCTGTTCTGGAAAGGGGCAGAAGACCCGGATACCGGCATCGCGCTGGGGGCGCTTGATGGCCCCACGGGACTGCGTCTCAACCGGCACATATTTACCGAAGACAAAGGCGACTATTACGAAATTTTGGACGATGTCCGCCAAGAGGAGCAAGAAACATGA
- a CDS encoding LysE family translocator, producing the protein MSFEAWTIFALFWVVFVTTPGPNASNCINNGMVLGMRRAMVGVAAILTQATLFLLLSALGVTALIAASPTAFTAAKLLGAGVLIYLGVRGWVQANKPVRMEARPAGSIYLRALAIATINPKSVAGYLAAFSQFVQPDVPIWGQMLVIMPTALVLTTLSYTGFTALGAGLGRAALGAVFNIWVRRVMAACFIIYGLLLGSAATPGRG; encoded by the coding sequence ATGAGCTTTGAAGCATGGACAATCTTTGCCCTGTTCTGGGTCGTATTCGTTACCACGCCAGGGCCTAACGCATCTAATTGCATCAACAATGGCATGGTGCTGGGCATGCGAAGGGCAATGGTCGGTGTCGCCGCAATCCTGACGCAGGCGACGCTGTTTCTCTTGCTTTCGGCATTGGGTGTTACCGCGCTCATTGCAGCCTCCCCCACAGCGTTCACGGCCGCAAAGCTGCTTGGCGCTGGTGTGCTGATCTATCTTGGTGTCAGAGGTTGGGTTCAAGCGAACAAACCGGTCAGGATGGAAGCGCGCCCTGCAGGGTCGATTTATCTGCGGGCGCTGGCAATCGCGACCATCAATCCCAAAAGTGTGGCTGGCTATCTCGCTGCGTTTTCGCAGTTCGTGCAGCCGGATGTTCCGATCTGGGGGCAGATGCTGGTCATCATGCCTACAGCATTGGTTCTCACGACACTCAGCTACACAGGGTTTACGGCCCTTGGGGCAGGGTTGGGCCGCGCCGCGCTTGGTGCTGTGTTTAATATCTGGGTGCGCCGCGTAATGGCGGCCTGTTTTATCATCTACGGCTTGCTGCTGGGCAGCGCCGCGACACCCGGGAGGGGATGA
- a CDS encoding helix-turn-helix domain-containing protein: protein MHHELPQMSHTLGADLRALRRARGLTLAQTAQALGRSVGWLSQVERDKSDPSITDLRQIAAHFDVPVSILFRHESAPAAEAGYIVRASARRPIGSSVAGLVEELLSPDLTDDFEVVHSTFQPHSRIKEPVSRPTQEVGYVISGALEIEIDGTAHMLCAGDSFRIRGESFRWANPTPDPAVAIWVIAPPVY, encoded by the coding sequence ATGCATCACGAACTGCCTCAAATGTCCCACACGCTTGGCGCTGACTTGCGCGCTTTGCGGCGGGCGCGCGGGTTGACGTTGGCGCAAACTGCGCAGGCTTTGGGGCGCTCGGTAGGGTGGCTGAGCCAAGTCGAGCGTGACAAATCCGATCCCTCTATCACTGACCTTAGACAGATCGCTGCCCATTTCGATGTGCCTGTCTCTATCCTGTTCCGGCATGAATCAGCACCGGCAGCGGAGGCTGGGTATATTGTGCGCGCCTCCGCGCGCAGGCCCATCGGTTCCTCAGTGGCGGGGTTGGTTGAAGAGTTGCTGTCACCAGACCTTACAGACGACTTTGAGGTCGTCCATTCGACTTTCCAACCGCACAGCCGAATCAAAGAACCCGTCAGCCGCCCAACACAAGAAGTTGGTTACGTGATTTCAGGCGCGCTTGAGATCGAGATTGATGGAACTGCGCATATGCTGTGCGCCGGCGACAGCTTTCGCATTCGCGGAGAGTCGTTTCGGTGGGCCAACCCAACGCCAGACCCCGCTGTGGCGATCTGGGTCATCGCCCCGCCGGTGTATTGA
- a CDS encoding GAF domain-containing protein: protein MTLDYDTLAKTIASLTEGEDDAVALMATVACEVHHSDERFDWTGFYRVTAPEMLKIGPYQGGHGCLVIPFSRGVCGAAARTGEVQLVPDVDAFPGHIACASSTRSELVLPVFGAGGELLGVFDIDSNQPDAFTAADAEALTKILKETFNLVK from the coding sequence ATGACACTGGACTATGACACGCTTGCCAAAACCATTGCTTCTCTGACTGAAGGGGAGGACGATGCCGTGGCGCTAATGGCAACCGTTGCTTGTGAAGTGCATCATAGTGACGAAAGGTTCGACTGGACCGGCTTCTACCGTGTCACTGCACCTGAGATGCTTAAGATCGGCCCCTATCAGGGCGGTCATGGATGCCTTGTGATCCCTTTTTCGCGAGGGGTTTGTGGTGCGGCTGCACGCACCGGTGAAGTGCAACTTGTGCCAGATGTTGACGCGTTCCCGGGGCATATCGCCTGTGCCAGTTCCACTAGGTCCGAGTTGGTCCTTCCGGTATTCGGAGCGGGGGGGGAACTGCTGGGTGTTTTCGATATCGACAGCAACCAGCCGGATGCCTTTACGGCGGCTGATGCAGAAGCGCTCACAAAAATTCTGAAAGAAACTTTCAATCTCGTGAAATAA
- a CDS encoding acetyl-CoA C-acyltransferase, which translates to MRKVVIAGASRTPMGGFQGAFADMTASQLGGAAIRAALDGAGPAVVEEVLMGCVLPAGQGQAPARQAGFAAGLGEEVPATTLNKMCGSGMKAAMIGYDQIALGHTEVMVAGGMESMTNAPYVLPKMRGGARLGHAAVIDHMFLDGLEDAYDKGRLMGTFAEDCAETYQFTRQVQDDYALASLSRALEAQESGAFADEISPVSVVSRKGTVTLDADEQPKTARPEKIPQLKPAFREGGTVTAANSSSISDGAAAIVLASEEAAKAQGLSVRAYVIGHASHAQAPGLFATAPVPAAQKLLERIGWKKEDVDLWEVNEAFAVVPLAFMHEMGLDHDKVNVNGGACALGHPIGASGARIMVTLLNALEKRGLKRGVAAICIGGGEGTAIAIERV; encoded by the coding sequence ATGCGCAAAGTGGTGATAGCAGGTGCATCACGCACACCAATGGGCGGCTTTCAGGGCGCCTTTGCGGATATGACGGCGTCTCAACTGGGCGGTGCGGCTATCCGCGCTGCTCTGGATGGTGCCGGTCCTGCCGTGGTGGAAGAAGTGCTGATGGGGTGCGTCCTGCCCGCTGGTCAAGGGCAAGCGCCTGCGCGTCAGGCAGGGTTTGCGGCCGGTCTGGGTGAAGAAGTTCCTGCCACAACACTTAACAAAATGTGCGGCAGTGGCATGAAAGCGGCGATGATCGGCTACGATCAGATCGCATTGGGCCACACGGAAGTCATGGTTGCCGGTGGCATGGAAAGCATGACAAACGCGCCGTACGTCTTGCCCAAAATGCGCGGCGGCGCGCGGCTGGGTCATGCCGCTGTGATTGACCACATGTTTCTGGACGGTTTGGAAGATGCCTATGACAAAGGCCGCTTGATGGGCACCTTTGCAGAAGACTGTGCAGAGACTTATCAGTTCACACGTCAGGTGCAGGACGATTATGCGCTCGCATCGCTAAGCCGCGCGCTCGAAGCGCAGGAAAGCGGCGCCTTTGCCGATGAAATTAGCCCCGTCAGTGTGGTGTCCCGCAAGGGCACGGTTACTTTGGATGCAGACGAGCAACCCAAAACCGCGCGTCCGGAAAAAATCCCGCAACTAAAGCCTGCGTTCCGCGAAGGCGGTACTGTTACGGCCGCCAATTCGTCTTCTATCTCTGATGGGGCGGCCGCCATTGTGCTTGCGTCCGAAGAGGCAGCGAAGGCTCAGGGCCTATCGGTCAGAGCATATGTGATCGGGCACGCGAGCCACGCCCAAGCACCGGGCCTTTTCGCAACTGCCCCCGTTCCTGCCGCGCAAAAGCTGCTTGAGCGGATCGGCTGGAAGAAAGAGGACGTAGACCTGTGGGAAGTGAACGAGGCTTTTGCCGTTGTTCCGCTGGCATTCATGCATGAAATGGGGCTGGACCATGACAAGGTAAATGTGAACGGCGGTGCATGTGCGCTTGGCCATCCCATCGGTGCTTCTGGCGCCCGGATCATGGTGACCTTGCTGAACGCACTGGAAAAACGCGGGCTCAAACGCGGTGTTGCTGCTATTTGCATTGGCGGCGGAGAAGGCACCGCGATCGCGATAGAACGGGTCTGA
- a CDS encoding STAS domain-containing protein, translated as MELTSSKEPGLQIVTVQEQRIDASVALAFKDRMRQITEEGTEPVLLDLNHVQFIDSSGLGAIVAAMKNLGPDRRLILAGLTTTVEKVFRLTRMDSVFGVFSTVEEALAEMRA; from the coding sequence ATGGAACTTACCAGCTCAAAAGAACCAGGACTGCAGATTGTCACTGTTCAGGAACAGCGCATAGATGCTTCCGTGGCGTTGGCGTTCAAAGATCGCATGCGCCAGATCACCGAAGAGGGCACAGAACCGGTGCTTCTTGATCTCAATCATGTTCAATTTATCGATTCTAGCGGCCTAGGCGCGATTGTCGCAGCAATGAAGAATTTGGGGCCGGACAGGCGACTAATTCTGGCAGGGCTGACCACGACCGTTGAAAAGGTGTTCCGCCTGACAAGAATGGATAGCGTCTTTGGCGTCTTTTCCACGGTCGAAGAAGCCTTGGCGGAGATGAGGGCATGA
- a CDS encoding ATP-binding protein, with protein MAEQHNFHPFSIAIAESQDAVRDGIAQAMLRLAPLGLPRDAASSVELVLAEALNNTIEHALPRVTRKTQIEIRGDYKTGVLHLTIIDQGKPMPNGAVPTGPAPKLDVDMSNIPEGGFGWYMIHSLARKIEYMRVGNTNHLNLHFDIKP; from the coding sequence GTGGCTGAGCAGCACAATTTCCACCCCTTCTCTATCGCAATTGCGGAATCACAGGACGCCGTGCGCGACGGGATTGCGCAGGCTATGTTACGGCTGGCCCCTCTGGGCCTTCCAAGAGACGCAGCAAGCTCTGTCGAACTTGTTCTTGCCGAAGCACTGAACAATACGATTGAACACGCTCTGCCGAGAGTAACGCGAAAGACGCAGATCGAAATCAGAGGTGACTACAAGACAGGTGTCTTGCACCTTACGATCATTGATCAGGGCAAACCGATGCCGAACGGGGCGGTGCCCACTGGGCCTGCGCCTAAACTGGATGTTGACATGTCCAATATACCAGAAGGCGGCTTTGGTTGGTATATGATCCATTCGCTAGCACGGAAAATAGAATACATGCGGGTCGGCAATACAAACCACCTGAATCTGCACTTCGATATCAAGCCATAG